From the Halanaerobiales bacterium genome, one window contains:
- a CDS encoding MBL fold metallo-hydrolase, producing MDCKISVLASGSSGNSIYVSDGKMNILVDVGLSGKEMEKRLNEIDVSPDEIDAIIITHEHRDHVSGAGIFSRRYNIPIYANDPTWNNSYKCIGKINKKNCEIIKNDFMLGDIAVHPFSISHDAASPFAYILYCNKKKIGIATDMGYFDEKIVNELKELDFLVIEANHDLDMLMTGDYPWNVKHRIKGDEGHLSNDDTAALLPKIIGENEPQILLAHLSEDNNNPEVAYITVKNSLRANDLKEGDDYNLDFTYQDKPTRVYEI from the coding sequence ATGGACTGTAAAATATCTGTTTTAGCAAGTGGTAGTTCGGGAAATTCTATTTATGTTTCTGATGGAAAAATGAATATTTTAGTTGATGTAGGTTTGAGTGGTAAAGAGATGGAAAAACGTTTAAACGAAATTGATGTTTCCCCAGATGAAATTGATGCAATTATAATAACTCATGAGCATCGAGATCATGTTTCAGGTGCCGGTATTTTTTCTAGAAGATATAATATACCTATATATGCTAATGATCCAACCTGGAATAATAGTTATAAATGTATTGGAAAAATCAATAAAAAGAACTGTGAAATAATAAAAAATGACTTTATGCTTGGTGATATAGCTGTTCATCCCTTTTCAATATCACATGATGCAGCTTCACCTTTTGCTTATATATTATATTGTAACAAGAAAAAGATAGGTATAGCAACTGATATGGGGTATTTTGATGAAAAAATAGTAAATGAATTAAAAGAATTAGATTTTTTAGTAATTGAAGCTAACCATGATCTTGATATGTTAATGACTGGTGATTATCCCTGGAATGTAAAACATAGAATAAAAGGGGATGAAGGGCATTTATCAAATGATGATACTGCTGCACTACTGCCAAAAATAATTGGTGAAAATGAACCCCAGATTCTTTTAGCTCATTTGAGTGAAGACAATAATAATCCTGAGGTAGCATATATTACCGTGAAAAATAGTTTGCGTGCTAATGATCTAAAAGAAGGAGATGACTATAATCTTGATTTTACTTATCAGGATAAACCTACTAGAGTCTATGAAATTTGA
- a CDS encoding chemotaxis response regulator protein-glutamate methylesterase, producing MKKVLVIDDSAFMRRLFTKTINNDPELEVIDTARNGKKGLEKIKKLNPDVITLDVEMPVKNGLETLEEIVKMDDPVQVIMVSAVDNRETVLTALDLGAFDFIPKPSGSISLNIDDIKESLVQKLKTAANYKGSKVKDKDDFKKPEPVTYKKPKRKIKKTKGDFPIIAVGSSSGGPKALKKFITAFPNDFPGAIIIVQHMPAGFTKSLADRLDQESNLNVKEAEENDSLKPGLTLIAPGGKHLEFDQKGKITLNKKDTKWGVRPCVDYMMETLAPIYKENIIGVILTGMGHDGAEGMEEIKKYNGYGIVEDKSTALVYGMPSSTIKKGAYDDILPLNEIPAQITDIIERRF from the coding sequence ATGAAAAAAGTACTTGTTATAGATGATTCTGCTTTTATGCGTAGATTATTTACCAAAACTATAAATAATGACCCTGAACTCGAAGTTATAGATACTGCCAGAAATGGTAAAAAAGGCTTAGAAAAAATAAAAAAATTAAATCCTGATGTTATTACTTTAGATGTAGAAATGCCTGTCAAAAACGGTCTCGAAACTTTAGAAGAAATAGTTAAAATGGATGATCCAGTCCAGGTAATTATGGTAAGTGCAGTTGATAACCGCGAAACAGTATTAACTGCTCTTGATTTAGGAGCTTTTGATTTTATACCAAAGCCATCTGGTTCAATTTCACTTAATATAGATGATATAAAAGAAAGTTTAGTTCAAAAATTAAAAACTGCTGCTAATTATAAGGGTTCAAAAGTCAAAGATAAAGATGATTTTAAAAAACCTGAACCTGTTACTTATAAAAAACCAAAAAGAAAAATCAAAAAAACAAAAGGTGATTTCCCAATAATTGCTGTTGGAAGTTCTTCAGGAGGTCCAAAAGCTCTTAAAAAATTCATTACTGCTTTTCCAAATGATTTTCCTGGAGCTATTATTATAGTTCAACATATGCCTGCTGGCTTTACTAAATCATTAGCAGACAGATTAGATCAAGAATCAAATTTGAATGTCAAAGAAGCTGAAGAAAATGACAGCCTAAAGCCAGGATTAACCTTAATCGCTCCAGGTGGTAAACATTTAGAATTTGACCAAAAAGGAAAAATAACTCTCAATAAAAAAGATACAAAATGGGGGGTAAGGCCCTGTGTTGATTATATGATGGAAACCTTAGCTCCTATTTATAAAGAAAATATAATTGGAGTTATTTTAACAGGTATGGGACATGATGGTGCTGAAGGCATGGAAGAAATAAAAAAGTACAATGGATATGGCATAGTTGAAGATAAAAGTACAGCTTTAGTATATGGTATGCCATCTTCCACTATAAAAAAGGGAGCATATGATGATATTCTCCCTCTAAATGAAATACCGGCTCAAATTACTGATATTATAGAAAGGAGATTTTAA
- a CDS encoding protein-glutamate O-methyltransferase CheR: protein MDFNEFKDSASDILNINLSGYKIKRVKRRTNSLMRRHDVDDYQECLNLLKNDPEFKAAYLNHFTINTSEFFRNPDTFEYLKNEIIPKLLNKENKINIWSAPCSNGSEPYTISIIMHELGIDKSRYNILASDLDKKIIKTAKNGLYGNSSLKNVPDNLLNKYFKKLPGKNKYQLNRKIMSDVDFEKKDLINDRFQKNWHLILSRNFFIYLTKEIKKQLTEKFISVLKDGGYFFLGNTEFLFNPGRYGLNKEYLSFYRKED, encoded by the coding sequence ATGGATTTTAATGAATTCAAAGACAGCGCAAGTGATATTTTAAATATAAATTTATCTGGTTATAAAATCAAAAGAGTAAAAAGACGTACAAATAGCCTTATGAGGCGTCATGATGTAGACGACTATCAGGAATGTCTAAATTTATTAAAAAATGATCCAGAATTCAAGGCAGCTTATTTAAATCACTTTACAATAAATACTTCAGAATTCTTCCGCAATCCAGACACTTTTGAATATCTTAAAAATGAAATAATACCTAAATTATTAAATAAAGAAAATAAAATTAACATCTGGAGTGCTCCCTGTTCAAATGGTTCAGAACCTTACACAATATCTATTATAATGCATGAATTAGGAATAGACAAATCCAGATATAATATTTTAGCAAGTGATTTAGATAAAAAAATCATTAAGACAGCTAAAAATGGACTCTATGGAAATAGTTCTTTAAAAAATGTTCCTGATAATCTCTTAAATAAATATTTCAAAAAACTGCCAGGAAAAAATAAATATCAACTAAATAGAAAAATAATGTCTGATGTTGATTTTGAAAAAAAAGATTTAATAAATGACAGATTTCAAAAAAATTGGCATTTAATTTTAAGTCGTAATTTCTTTATTTATTTAACAAAAGAAATCAAAAAGCAGTTAACTGAAAAATTTATTTCTGTTTTAAAAGATGGTGGTTATTTCTTTTTAGGAAATACAGAATTCCTTTTTAATCCTGGCAGATATGGTCTTAATAAAGAATATCTATCATTTTATCGCAAAGAAGATTAA
- a CDS encoding redox-sensing transcriptional repressor Rex — translation MKSRDSIPKATIERLPLYYRCLDKLAKFENEDVVSSKELGGRLDIPSTQVRKDLSYYGEFGRRGVGYNVHDLKKSVGKILGVDKCWSAVLMGAGNLGRALVNYGGFNKIGMNITHVLDLDLDKIGNKIGDITVQSTQELEKIVENEDVKLGIITVPSEAAQTVANELVEAGIKAIWNFAPTRLYVPDDVVVRNEDLAVGIVSLIYHLSWNEEENQEQLSEDQQD, via the coding sequence ATGAAAAGTCGTGATTCAATTCCCAAGGCAACAATTGAGCGTTTACCACTCTATTATAGGTGTCTTGATAAGTTAGCTAAATTTGAAAATGAAGATGTCGTTTCTTCTAAAGAACTTGGCGGTAGACTGGATATTCCATCTACTCAGGTAAGAAAAGATTTATCTTATTATGGAGAATTTGGCAGAAGAGGAGTAGGTTATAATGTTCATGATCTAAAAAAATCAGTTGGTAAAATATTAGGAGTTGATAAATGTTGGTCAGCTGTTTTAATGGGAGCAGGTAATTTAGGAAGAGCTCTGGTTAATTATGGTGGGTTTAATAAAATAGGAATGAATATTACTCATGTTCTTGATCTGGATTTAGATAAAATAGGAAACAAAATAGGTGATATTACAGTTCAAAGTACTCAGGAACTTGAAAAAATAGTAGAAAATGAAGATGTGAAATTAGGAATTATTACAGTTCCTTCTGAAGCTGCCCAGACTGTAGCCAATGAATTGGTAGAGGCAGGAATTAAGGCAATATGGAATTTTGCCCCTACCAGACTTTATGTACCTGATGATGTTGTAGTAAGAAATGAAGATTTGGCTGTTGGAATTGTTAGTCTTATCTATCATTTGAGCTGGAATGAAGAAGAAAATCAAGAACAGCTGTCAGAAGATCAACAAGATTAA